Proteins co-encoded in one Arachis hypogaea cultivar Tifrunner chromosome 11, arahy.Tifrunner.gnm2.J5K5, whole genome shotgun sequence genomic window:
- the LOC112722625 gene encoding uncharacterized protein yields MLNIKYSEISKREQCSHQILTHYNNYQSVDIDIPISILIDFDMNNLKKKKHGAVETRERVMKRNTWRSASSAFFHSVDFSQSKNEKKKKKLTLPSLAFVTLTFQSRRRRSNMELWNKARSLAAEAAKRSHDLSFGASKLSKEFAAQASELSAQAIKRADQIKLLALADSATATAPSPPDDVDLEAFGITDHLREFVTGITVTTFRDFPLQDDTELSDVPAVSNVRQDLTDWQEKHAKLVLSAVKEISRLRYELCPRVMKERKFWRIYFILVNNHIAPYEKKYMEDAKLKSSEQVKDQTVMEPLEVELTSNQEVQEVKKETKTKTSTTEQDLDVFLLGDAGDSDNDQDNGNGGLDDDLDNLVESSDDEK; encoded by the exons ATGTTAAATATAAAGTACTCTGAAATTAGCAAGAGAGAACAATGCAGTCATCAAATTTTGACACATTATAATAACTATCAGAGTGTAGATATTGATATTCCTATTTCTATATTGATTGATTTTGACATgaataatctaaaaaaaaaaaaacacggagCAGTAGAGACTAGAGAGAGAGTGATGAAGCGGAATACGTGGCGGTCAGCGAGCTCTGCGTTTTTCCACTCCGTGGACTTTTCCCAatcaaaaaacgaaaaaaaaaaaaaaaaactgacccTTCCTTCCTTAGCGTTCGTTACGTTAACTTTCCAAtcacgaagaagaagaagcaacatgGAGCTGTGGAACAAAGCTCGAAGTTTAGCGGCAGAGGCAGCAAAACGATCTCATGACCTGTCGTTTGgagcttccaagctttccaaagaaTTCGCCGCTCAAGCTTCCGAGCTAAGCGCCCAAGCCATCAAGCGAGCCGATCAGATCAAGCTCCTCGCCCTCGCCGACTCCGCCACCGCAACCGCACCTTCTCCGCCCGACGATGTCGACCTCGAAGCTTTCGGCATCACCGACCATCTCAGAGAATTCGTCACCGGCATCACCGTCACCACCTTCCGAGATTTCCCTCTTCAag ATGATACTGAATTGTCTGATGTCCCTGCTGTTTCTAATGTTAGGCAGGACCTAACCGATTGGCAGGAGAAACATGCCAAACTTGTTCTTTCTGCAGTCAAG GAAATTTCAAGATTGAGGTATGAGCTGTGTCCACGTGTTATGAAAGAGAGGAAGTTCTGGAGAATATATTTTATACTTGTGAATAATCATATTGCACC CTATGAGAAAAAGTACATGGAAGATGCTAAACTAAAATCATCTGAACAAGTAAAAGATCAGACAGTGATGGAACCATTAGAAGTTGAATTGACCTCTAATCAAGAAGTGCAGGAAGTGAAAAAGGAGACTAAAACTAAAACTTCAACAACTGAGCAAGACTTGGATGTATTTCTTCTGGGAGATGCAGGAGACAGTGACAATGATCAAG ATAATGGCAATGGGGGCTTGGATGATGATTTAGACAACCTGGTGGAAAGTTCC GATGATGAGAAATGA